Proteins from a genomic interval of uncultured Desulfuromusa sp.:
- a CDS encoding NHL repeat-containing protein, with product MKRIVLVSLILGVFILPLHVSAASQIKLKYIGTIYTDAAGIALRHPAGVTISGKSLLIADSGGKRILSYSYQGGAVRPDKVIPLPDMFPLMVQQTENGDFYVLDGRARQIYLLGTSGNIKGKFTPKGMPDNKRMVPRSIRLLTDGSLLVLDIFSERVLIFDSSGNFQRQLPFPAPYGAFSDMTSDKQGTIYLLDSVKAIVYSAATGSTEFSPLTAGMKEKMNFPTSLVADNNGHLYLLDKYGSGLAILGIDGSFIGRKLSMGWKDSQLYYPSQISLNEKGDLFIADTENHRIQQFNISE from the coding sequence ATGAAACGAATCGTTCTCGTCAGCCTTATTCTGGGAGTCTTTATTTTACCACTGCATGTCTCAGCAGCATCTCAGATTAAGCTCAAATATATTGGGACCATCTATACCGACGCAGCCGGAATTGCATTGCGACATCCTGCGGGCGTGACCATTAGCGGTAAATCACTTCTGATTGCCGATAGCGGTGGCAAACGGATTCTCAGCTACAGCTATCAGGGTGGAGCCGTAAGACCGGATAAAGTTATTCCGTTGCCGGACATGTTTCCACTCATGGTTCAGCAGACGGAGAATGGAGACTTTTATGTTCTCGATGGTCGGGCACGGCAAATTTATCTGCTCGGCACATCTGGAAACATCAAAGGAAAATTTACCCCGAAAGGGATGCCGGATAACAAGCGTATGGTTCCGCGTAGTATCAGGTTGCTCACCGACGGATCGTTGCTGGTTCTGGATATCTTCTCCGAGCGGGTTTTGATTTTTGACAGTTCCGGGAACTTTCAGCGACAACTGCCATTTCCTGCCCCGTATGGAGCCTTCTCCGACATGACCAGCGACAAACAGGGGACTATTTACCTCCTCGATAGTGTCAAAGCCATCGTCTACTCTGCGGCAACGGGCTCTACAGAATTCAGTCCATTGACTGCCGGAATGAAGGAGAAGATGAACTTTCCGACTAGCCTTGTGGCCGATAACAATGGACACCTTTATCTGCTGGATAAATACGGTAGTGGCTTAGCTATTTTGGGCATTGACGGAAGTTTCATCGGTCGAAAATTGAGTATGGGCTGGAAAGACAGTCAGCTTTACTATCCCAGTCAGATCAGCTTAAACGAAAAAGGGGACCTGTTTATTGCCGATACGGAAAATCATCGTATTCAACAATTCAATATCAGTGAATAA
- a CDS encoding cytochrome c3 family protein, giving the protein MISQVTTITGSVVSQKDLWRKQLSYSASTSAELDHLVAMSSLEPETAYRFQIVVSSMDKDSKAEVHKSLWMGLRIKELDDLSRAQKIDLSSGLSENLTDLIGSAAVYKNDKTLFVVWETSVPLYGWVEVQELEGLTLTGLASETEEEEISSDQHPALRTPEELAINACYQCHPESTLGTSHPVRLYDGKDVRIPDNLPTVDGMLTCVTCHDPHGSEGKMLVREVVKTKLCVTCHYKYKNSSPSTMFQ; this is encoded by the coding sequence ATGATTTCACAAGTCACCACAATAACAGGCTCAGTTGTCAGTCAGAAAGATTTATGGCGCAAACAGTTGAGCTATTCAGCATCCACTTCTGCTGAGTTGGATCATCTTGTTGCAATGTCCTCACTGGAGCCGGAAACAGCTTACCGTTTTCAGATTGTTGTCAGCTCGATGGATAAAGACAGCAAGGCTGAAGTCCATAAGAGTCTCTGGATGGGTTTACGAATAAAAGAACTTGATGATCTCAGTCGTGCTCAGAAAATTGATCTCAGCAGCGGACTGAGCGAAAACCTCACCGACTTGATAGGATCTGCGGCAGTTTACAAGAATGATAAAACACTCTTCGTCGTCTGGGAAACATCCGTGCCGCTTTACGGCTGGGTTGAGGTTCAGGAGTTAGAAGGCTTGACCCTGACCGGTCTCGCATCAGAAACGGAGGAAGAAGAAATCAGTTCTGATCAGCACCCTGCCCTGAGAACCCCGGAAGAACTGGCGATCAACGCCTGTTATCAATGTCACCCGGAGTCGACTCTGGGCACGTCCCATCCCGTTCGCCTCTATGATGGGAAAGATGTCCGAATTCCGGACAATCTTCCTACAGTGGATGGAATGTTGACCTGTGTGACCTGCCATGATCCACATGGCTCTGAAGGAAAAATGCTGGTCAGGGAGGTGGTCAAAACCAAGCTCTGTGTCACCTGTCATTACAAATATAAAAACAGCTCACCAAGTACAATGTTTCAGTAA
- a CDS encoding cytochrome c3 family protein: MTRKIFLSLVLFLASTVAPLWAADFDHSAHVEEYVADADCTTCHINEADSIIPETAICLECHDAELIDEVVLPETKTHGPVWSLNHGPVAKGNSINCASCHEQSSCLDCHKAGFADEMGSLGNNMINVHRSDFSVSHPLAARSGQNRCNSCHEARFCSDCHDAWQFRTDDIGSPSHRRSFDLGIEGADIDDIHAGISSSLSCDTCHSDATMDFHSWSIGHAREARRSLPSCQACHPEGDVCLRCHSARGGAIGFNPHPKDWDDISGNIKDASNGKTCRKCH, encoded by the coding sequence ATGACTCGTAAAATATTTTTGTCACTTGTTCTGTTTCTGGCGTCTACGGTTGCTCCGCTCTGGGCTGCGGATTTTGATCATAGCGCCCACGTTGAGGAGTATGTCGCCGATGCTGATTGCACGACCTGCCATATCAATGAAGCCGATTCAATTATTCCCGAAACAGCCATCTGTCTTGAATGTCATGACGCGGAATTGATTGATGAAGTCGTGCTTCCGGAAACCAAAACACACGGGCCGGTCTGGTCTCTCAACCACGGTCCCGTTGCCAAAGGAAATTCCATCAACTGTGCTTCCTGCCACGAGCAGAGTTCCTGTCTTGATTGTCATAAAGCCGGGTTTGCAGACGAAATGGGATCCTTGGGCAATAACATGATCAACGTTCATCGCAGCGATTTCTCTGTGAGTCATCCACTCGCAGCACGATCCGGTCAGAATCGCTGCAATAGCTGCCACGAAGCACGGTTCTGCAGTGACTGCCACGATGCATGGCAATTCAGAACAGATGACATCGGTAGCCCATCCCATCGTCGCAGTTTTGACCTGGGTATTGAGGGTGCAGATATTGATGATATCCACGCCGGAATCAGCAGCTCTTTGTCCTGCGACACCTGTCATTCTGACGCCACCATGGATTTCCACTCCTGGTCTATCGGCCATGCGCGTGAAGCAAGAAGATCATTGCCATCCTGTCAGGCCTGCCACCCGGAAGGTGATGTTTGCCTCCGCTGTCACAGTGCCAGAGGCGGAGCCATTGGCTTTAATCCCCACCCAAAAGACTGGGATGACATCAGTGGAAATATCAAAGATGCAAGCAACGGCAAAACATGCCGAAAATGTCACTAA